gggcttttctcggaaactataaaagtgacctggctcaaattttatgtgaacgtgactcagtcattgtgttgtgaatagcaatttcttcctgtccatctgatgcctcatataatattcagaactgcgaaagtgactcgatcgagcgtttgcccttcttgttgtatCTCTGTATTTGTGAACAACAAACTTGCCTAATGATGTTTGCCTTTCCATTTTGTGTGTATAAAACtaaatgaaatggtgtgtgtgtgttcattggtGCTCATACAttttatgtgggtttttttgtgggAGAATTAAAGTTTTGATTTGCATCACTGAtttctttgtgttggtgttCCTGTGAGACTGTGGGGTCAAAGACAAGCATTTGACctagggtgtgagtgtgtgtgtgcattgctcCTCAAGCATCATGATGTATGAATTGTCTTTTCTTGTCTCAATATAATGACATATATAATTTCATGCGGCTTTCCTACTAAGACAGAGAAGtgaatcaaatgaaacataatgCATGTGGGACGTACAATAAAAAATCTATATAATTGTAATCATGTGAGGTGTTAAAAACGTGCATAAATCCCTTCAATTAACAAGATGTTATGGTTTGAGTACCTGAACCAACCTTCTTATTTTTTCCGTTTTAAAGCCAGGCGAGGCTTCTTAATCCTCACCTtaaatgctaaaattcgttttTGGCTGCGTGCTGCCCCTGCAATCCGCCAAGGCCTAGGCGGCCCTTGGACCCCggcagtaaaaaaaaagttcagtcgCAGGCAAAATTCAGACTCCCACCCATGTAGTGTAAAGCCATTAATCACAGTCATAAGTTTGTTTTCatattctgtttgtttgtaaattCAGTTCATTGATCTCTGTTTTGGTCTTTGCTTTGTTGCTTTGGTTGAAAAAAGTGACCTCTCCTTCTGAGAAAGCTACCTCtcttgtgtggtgtgtgaattTAATTAAACAAATCATGAAATGTATGCATTGGCAGCTAGTGCttccttccctttgtttatcaaagaccaaaaggcattattcaaagaaaagtcaTACTCAACTTATATGATGCAATCAAGCACACAAAATGTAGCACATATAACATAGCACAGTTGTTCCAAAGAAATATAAGAGCATCCCTtgtaccccccaaaaaaacacaaaaacacacacaccttgcttAGCATCATAATGATTGGGATAGGCAGACACTGTGTACATTGAAACTGGAGATGTATTCAAATATGCTGTACCATATTACCAGGTTTTTCACAtatgcacacaagcacacatttaGTGCTAATTTTTGCATTAACTGACTTTAATCCTTTCAAATTCTTACACCCTCTGTATGAAAATTATGGTACCTCCTGTTGATCTTGTACATGTGCCACCAGGACAAGTTGTTCACAACCATTACTTAAACTGTTTCTAATGATGAAAAAAGTGTTGAACACAAAAATATGTCATTTTGTTCTCAGTATTTACACATTCTCAAGCAAGTAATAAAAAATTGTTCTGCGCTTCTGCCCATATATATAGCTATTGAATATAATCTTTCTCTCATAGAACACACTTGGgacatatacatacatgcatCTTCAATTTCTGTGACACTGGGTGTTCCCAATGACACAAGAATGGCCGGTCACAATGAGTTAACAGTCAATAATGTTAACAATAAACCTGTTAAGATGCAGGCGGCATATCATAATGAATTTGATACTGAATGCTGTTGGTGGCTTTTGTATTGACAATAAAATATAAAGAACGCAAAAGTTTACGGAATACACAGAAATTATCAAGCGAGTTTGTTAATGGATTTTACTTTACAATAATATAACATACTTACTTTTagataaaagaaaagaattaaGTGCAAATACAATTTCCACTCAGTAAGTTACATTTTTGTGCAAACTGACCCAAACCGTAAATGTTAACTGGTCCCTTGACTCCCACTTACAGTTGCCAAATACCTACCCTGAACCCAACAATATACATGCATAGATGTTTggcatgatgatgatggtgtgcttgatgtgtgtgtgcgggtgtgtgggGAATAGACGGATTGCCTATTCCGCGACTCGCGCATGCGCAGTTCACCCCACGCAACCTGCGAGCACCGGTCATTTTCACTGCGATCTGAGAGTACCATGGACCTGAGCGATTTTTCCCTGCAAAAACTACGGCTTTGGAGCCTTGATGCCCTTAAATACTTCCTGAGTGTCAGGAAGCTAAGCGTGGAGGGCGATTTTGAACAACTTGTTGCACGGTGAGTTAAAATTTAAACGTTTGTGTGTCCTTCGAAGTTGATGTCATGCTACAACGTAGTTTTGCAGGGGCCCGGAGCTGTGCTGACGAGCAGCAAGTTCAGTTACttcaagttgttgttgttgcctgtttttttttttctctttcagcAAATCAGATTTGAAACTTACAAACAGTTAATGATTTTTGCACGGTGATGTGACcttattttcttatttattttatttttttccagtGTGCCAGTTTACTTCATGACATCAGTCAGTACTGAGACTGAAAGTATGtctcagtgagtgtgtgtgtgttgggtgtagGGGAGTGTGGGGGGTATACTTTTTTTATTAAAGATCACTATCATCAACTCATTAAATTTGATTATAATTTACATACCTTTTCAGTCAGAGAGGTTTTAAAATAGAGTGGTGAAGGTAACCAGAAGTTGTGTTTCATCTTTAGTGCAAACTCAAACGTCAAGAAGACTAGATCAGtagatgttaaaaaaaataaaaaattgtaaGACTTAGCTTAAACCAAGAAATACATGGGTcatatttttctgttttaggAGTTGGGCTGCTTTCGAGTCGGACACCCCTATCGACGATGAAgctgaggagagagagaggcggctTCTTGATGAGTACAAGAGGAAGCTGGCTGTTGACGGGGACGTGTATCCTGATCCTGCTACTTTTGAGGATGGGTGGCTGACGGAAGAAACTGGTCGGTTTTCTTGGCCCAGTATTTATATAAGTGACATTAGTGACTACCTGAAGAAGACTGCAGCAAGCAAGACGGACTTGGTTCACAGACTGCTGAACAATTATAAAGAAGGCAAGGCCTATCGCTACTTCAGGTGTGAGTGGGTACGCGAGATACTGTACCACCCAGTGAGGCAGTCAGCACCATGCTGCATTTTGAAGGCTGCTGTCTACCCTTCGATGAGCATCCGGAACAAACCCTACAGAGTCTGGGTGATGGCATCCAAGAAATGTGGGGATTCTGCAGGAGGCGAGATCAAGACTGCACACTGCACCTGTCCTGCAGGGGTGTTGGGGTCCTGTAACCACATTGCAGGCCTCTTGTTCCGTGTGGAGGCTGCAGTGAAATGTGGTGCCACAGACCTGCGGTCAACTGAAAGTCTCTGCAGCTGGGTGACGCCAAGTGGGCCTGTGGCTCGAAAACCCCGCAGATGGCGGGACACCCACGTGGCCTCTGACGTCTATGGACAGAAAACGCCACGGGGGTACAAGGAGAAGGCCAGGCTTGAACGGAAGAAATTTCAGCCGTTCTCACCTGAACACAATGAGATTCTGTCCAACACAACTGCAATGGCTCAGAAACTACAGACTTTGTTTCAGGAGGAGGCGAGTGACAGTGTCTTCATACTGACTAGACTGAAACAGAAACCAGCACAACCAGACAGGCCGACTCTGCCTCAGCCCATAGCTGATCTTGCCGGGGCTTGTGCTACAAAAGAAGAACTGAAGGCAGCTATGTCAGCAACACCAGAAGTGCTAGCGGCGGTGGAGGAGGCGACAAGAAGCCAGGGGGATTGCGCTGAATGGCAGAGACAGCGACAAGGCCGCATCACATCCTCTGTGTTCTATAATGtccacacaaagacagagacagcaaaAAAGCAGACTGGCAGTGGCAGACATGAACAGTCAACCTGGCTGGAGGATAAGGTTTTAGGGAGAGGAGCCGCACCACTAACTGTGGCAATGAAGCATGGCCTGTCACTTGAACCTGCAGCAAAACGCAGCTACATGCAGCAGGTCagcaaaaaacacaagaaatggTCTGCACGTGACAGTGGTTTGGTAATCTCCCATGATTTCCCATTCCTCGCCTCAAGCCCTGACCTTCTCACCACATGTGATTGCTGTGGTGAGGGGCTCTGTGAGGTG
The sequence above is a segment of the Littorina saxatilis isolate snail1 linkage group LG3, US_GU_Lsax_2.0, whole genome shotgun sequence genome. Coding sequences within it:
- the LOC138962223 gene encoding uncharacterized protein; amino-acid sequence: MRSSPHATCEHRSFSLRSESTMDLSDFSLQKLRLWSLDALKYFLSVRKLSVEGDFEQLVARSWAAFESDTPIDDEAEERERRLLDEYKRKLAVDGDVYPDPATFEDGWLTEETGRFSWPSIYISDISDYLKKTAASKTDLVHRLLNNYKEGKAYRYFRCEWVREILYHPVRQSAPCCILKAAVYPSMSIRNKPYRVWVMASKKCGDSAGGEIKTAHCTCPAGVLGSCNHIAGLLFRVEAAVKCGATDLRSTESLCSWVTPSGPVARKPRRWRDTHVASDVYGQKTPRGYKEKARLERKKFQPFSPEHNEILSNTTAMAQKLQTLFQEEASDSVFILTRLKQKPAQPDRPTLPQPIADLAGACATKEELKAAMSATPEVLAAVEEATRSQGDCAEWQRQRQGRITSSVFYNVHTKTETAKKQTGSGRHEQSTWLEDKVLGRGAAPLTVAMKHGLSLEPAAKRSYMQQVSKKHKKWSARDSGLVISHDFPFLASSPDLLTTCDCCGEGLCEVKCPETIKHQVPTVQNVPYLEEIDGKISLKKTHTYYGQIQGQMALTNRPCCDLFIFTEHGSLIVPVPFDEAFWQKMLPNLTWFWESRVAPALLQQSRPGNCPGTASCSSGQMEQEQSSSDHDSQRPSSPPLLLPNIPPLKRKRATRKNTKVSKKDTVLKVYRCGVCFKDISEEPEAFCDFSVKCDSCPEWYHLQCVGFVQGSEPGDEDCWDCLKCTDTV